In a genomic window of Pseudomonadota bacterium:
- the lpxC gene encoding UDP-3-O-[3-hydroxymyristoyl] N-acetylglucosamine deacetylase, whose amino-acid sequence MASEKFPQQTLQCAVTVSGVALHSGVDVEVTLHPAPRDHGIRFRRIDLADAPEIAVGPQTLEAGQRCTALRNPSAGVRTVEHLLAVTYALGIDNLLIDISAEEMPILDGSAAPWLAAVDSAGIAACDGEARVIDVVEPVLVSVGETHLLALPSPQLRVSAASVTAHPVAGSQAADIIVTPERFRSTLATARTFCYLEEVEALRAAGLARGGSLENAIVVMPDGYSSPLRMPNELAAHKALDLLGDLATLGLRLRAHVVAVRPGHAANQQLVKAIWSQYCCGQSESLKEGIAPSCGMEADNHRPVTVR is encoded by the coding sequence ATGGCATCTGAGAAATTTCCCCAGCAGACCTTGCAATGTGCCGTCACGGTGTCGGGGGTGGCGCTGCACTCCGGCGTCGACGTGGAGGTCACGTTGCACCCCGCTCCGCGCGATCACGGCATCCGCTTTCGGCGCATCGACCTCGCTGATGCCCCCGAGATCGCGGTGGGTCCGCAGACGCTCGAGGCGGGCCAGCGATGCACGGCCCTGCGAAACCCGTCTGCGGGCGTGAGAACCGTCGAACATCTGCTCGCGGTCACCTACGCGCTCGGCATCGACAACCTGCTCATCGACATCAGCGCCGAGGAGATGCCCATTCTCGACGGCAGTGCCGCACCCTGGCTGGCGGCCGTCGATTCGGCCGGCATCGCGGCGTGTGATGGAGAGGCCCGTGTCATCGACGTGGTCGAGCCGGTGCTGGTCTCCGTTGGGGAGACGCATCTGCTGGCCCTGCCCTCGCCGCAGCTGCGCGTGTCCGCGGCGTCGGTCACGGCGCACCCTGTTGCAGGAAGTCAGGCCGCCGACATCATCGTGACCCCCGAGCGCTTTCGCAGCACGCTGGCCACTGCCCGGACGTTCTGCTACCTCGAAGAGGTCGAGGCCCTTCGGGCGGCTGGCCTGGCCCGAGGAGGAAGCCTGGAGAACGCCATCGTTGTCATGCCCGACGGTTACTCCAGCCCCCTGCGCATGCCGAACGAGCTTGCTGCGCACAAGGCCCTCGATCTGCTGGGAGACCTCGCGACCCTCGGGCTCCGCCTGCGTGCCCACGTCGTGGCCGTGAGGCCCGGGCACGCGGCAAACCAGCAACTTGTCAAGGCAATCTGGAGTCAGTACTGTTGCGGTCAATCGGAATCGTTGAAAGAGGGCATTGCCCCCTCATGTGGAATGGAAGCGGACAATCATCGCCCCGTGACCGTGAGATAG
- a CDS encoding gfo/Idh/MocA family oxidoreductase, with protein MGQHHARIYSEMPHVELVGVVEINELRGHQVAQRYRTNLFTDYRDLFSRVQAVNIVVPTSMHYDLAREFLENDIHVLVEKPITVDIMQAKHLVSLAKRRNLILQVGHLERFNPAVALLKKMVKTPLYVESHRLSYPSRRNTDVGVIWDLMIHDLDILLNLVDSPVEEVTALGRSLYSPHEDLASVQVRFTNGCIANLLASRVSGERLRHLQVVEEDGDNVRTLSLDFINQTLAILTPDNEKQTNPPEYIPIKKEEPLRLELEHFTECVTTNRTPLVTGEDGKRALELAISAVNNMKLVSSNAAFSRARVAVAG; from the coding sequence ATGGGTCAGCACCATGCGCGCATCTATTCAGAGATGCCCCATGTCGAGCTCGTGGGCGTGGTCGAGATCAATGAGCTGCGCGGTCATCAGGTCGCCCAGCGCTATCGCACGAACCTCTTCACCGACTATCGTGACCTCTTCTCCCGCGTGCAGGCGGTCAACATCGTCGTCCCCACGAGCATGCACTACGATCTGGCCCGCGAGTTCCTCGAGAACGACATTCACGTGCTGGTCGAGAAGCCCATCACCGTCGACATCATGCAGGCCAAGCACCTGGTCAGCCTGGCCAAGCGTCGCAACCTGATCCTTCAGGTAGGTCATCTCGAGCGCTTCAACCCGGCGGTGGCGCTTCTGAAGAAGATGGTCAAGACGCCGCTGTACGTGGAGTCCCATCGCCTCAGCTACCCCTCTCGGCGAAACACCGACGTGGGGGTCATCTGGGATCTGATGATCCACGACCTCGACATCCTTCTGAACCTCGTCGACTCCCCCGTCGAGGAGGTCACGGCGCTGGGGCGCTCGCTCTACTCGCCGCACGAAGATCTTGCGTCGGTCCAGGTGCGCTTCACCAACGGCTGCATCGCCAATCTCCTGGCCAGCCGGGTCAGCGGAGAGCGCCTGCGACACCTTCAGGTGGTCGAGGAGGACGGCGACAACGTTCGAACGCTCAGCCTCGACTTCATCAACCAGACGCTGGCGATTCTCACGCCGGACAATGAGAAGCAGACCAATCCCCCGGAGTACATCCCGATCAAGAAGGAAGAGCCCCTGCGCCTGGAGCTCGAGCACTTCACGGAGTGCGTGACCACCAATCGCACGCCGCTGGTGACGGGTGAAGATGGCAAGCGGGCGCTCGAGCTGGCCATCTCGGCAGTGAACAACATGAAGCTCGTGAGCAGCAACGCCGCGTTCTCTCGCGCGCGGGTTGCCGTGGCCGGCTGA